From one Dermacentor variabilis isolate Ectoservices chromosome 3, ASM5094787v1, whole genome shotgun sequence genomic stretch:
- the Sarm gene encoding sterile alpha and armadillo motif isoform X7, whose protein sequence is MVFVLSPSRRFSSKWLMADISPERPSTPPKGAPVTSPNGTGTSGADISSVVENLAKATQLSEKLNTVSSSSYSASEKHSSSAQMLKSSTTSSSSSGSLLNKKSQMLHHSLASSQQQTQQQKEEQQQLFQKENRSTTNYSRSVSVSSSSSSSDSRLKTISSQRGFTVDCGGPEAAEDGRVRESTPSEVRFEQKRVTSSAKSKLVADGVTAEKSATTNKELKRLQAGDITFQEKQHSQEMKARMEGEGFSAEKMAATKQDQKQLKIGDTLHQQQKSAAASASKMSTDDYTAEEISMAKKEERQLYTQGVLQQEKSAASSASSKVFISSKGVSKSSASHQTVKHMDYSSGGSSCASPIVTSPTQEMFSSGLPPLPSNQRLAVGQGLADELDTLRSPLPQSEVDKAISRFASRMALCVEQLKAAAEEEAVELLATMSVIIRKAWAVPTYGHDLGFTMCNILRTNGGLDVILKNCSSASEELQFASARLLEQCLSTENRSYVVEHGLEPVVQVACACSFNNQVSYSRVGTGILCHLFKHSETTCSELIRLGALKSILYDCRTSDVETLRHCASALANLSLYGGPENHQAMIKHKAPMWLFPLAFNLDDNIKYYACLAIAALVANKEIEAAVMKSGTLDLVEPFVTSHHPEEFAKSHVAHVHGQSKDWLLRFVPVLDSNREEARSLAAFHFAMEAGIKKRQGNTSVFAEIGALEALRKVASSPNAIASKFAAQALQLIGEEVPHKLSQQVPLWTVEDVKEWVKQIGFTNYASEFVSSRVDGDLLLQLDEPMLKEDIGIKNGILRRRFLRELSQLKRMADYSSVDTTNVNQILQSLGSDFSQYTYRMLQSGVDMDSLKMLNDDQLFKECGIDNSIHRLRIGQAIRGLNQCADDADEIERNKSLDVFVSYRRSNGSQLASLLKVHLQLRGFSVFIDVERLEAGKFDNNLLNSIRQAKHFLLVLTPNALDRCVGDTDRKDWVHREIVEALQSQCNIIPILDNFQWPESEVLPEDMRAVCYFNGVRWIHDYQDACVDKLERFMRGEMNVRSDGPLGRYVGMGGPGTPGTPSTMASCRAAVYQRSASNDSAKGSTSSDRESSNGRAPTEQPQAQLPAQPHC, encoded by the exons ATGGTGTTCGTGCTGAGCCCAAGCCGCCGCTTCAGCAGCAAGTGGCTG ATGGCGGACATCTCCCCAGAGCGGCCGTCGACGCCTCCGAAAGGCGCGCCCGTGACCTCGCCAAATGGCACCGGCACCTCTGGCGCCGACATCAGCAGCGTGGTCGAAAACCTCGCCAAAGCGACGCAGCTGAGCGAGAAGTTGAACACTGTGTCCTCTTCCTCCTATAGTGCTTCAGAGAAGCACTCAAGCAGCGCCCAG ATGTTGAAAAGTTCGACGACGTCGTCGTCGAGCTCGGGGTCCCTGCTGAACAAGAAGTCGCAGATGCTGCACCACTCGCTGGCGAGTTCGCAGCAGCAGACACAGCAACAgaaggaagagcagcagcagctgttCCAGAAAGAGAACCGCAGCACCACCAACTACAGCCGCAGCGTGAGCGTAAGCTCAAGCAGCTCGAGCTCTGACTCCAGGCTGAAAACGATCTCGTCGCAGAGGGGCTTCACGGTCGACTGTGGCGGGCCGGAGGCCGCCGAGGACGGCCGTGTTCGCGAGTCGACGCCCTCCGAGGTTCGTTTCGAACAGAAGCGGGTCACCTCTTCGGCCAAGAGCAAGCTGGTGGCCGACGGTGTGACGGCCGAGAAGTCGGCCACCACCAACAAGGAGCTCAAGAGGCTTCAGGCGGGCGACATCACCTTCCAGGAGAAGCAACACTCTCAG GAAATGAAGGCTCGCATGGAAGGCGAAGGATTCTCGGCCGAGAAAATGGCTGCCACGAAGCAGGACCAGAAGCAACTCAAAATTGGAGACACGCTTCACCAGCAGCAGAAGAGCGCCGCGGCGTCGGCCTCAAAGATGTCCACGGACGACTACACAGCTGAAGAGATCTCCATGGCGAAAAAGGAAGAGCGCCAGTTGTACACTCAGGGCGTactgcagcaggaaaaaagcGCCGCTTCGTCTGCCAGCTCCAAGGTCTTCATCAGCTCCAAGGGAGTCTCCAAGTCGTCCGCGTCGCACCAGACCGTCAAACACATGGACTACAGCAGTGGCGGCAGCTCTTGTGCTTCGCCCATTGTGACGTCGCCGACGCAGGAGATGTTCAGCAGCGGCCTGCCGCCGCTTCCTTCTAACCAAAGGCTCGCCGTAGGCCAGGGCTTGGCCGATGAGCTCGACACGTTGCGGTCTCCGTTGCCTCAATCAGAAGTCGACAAGGCCATCTCGCGATTCGCCAGCCGTATGGCACTCTGCGTCGAGCAGTTGAAGGCCGCCGCCGAGGAAGAAGCTGTAGAGCTTCTAGCCACGATGTCGGTCATCATCCGCAAAGCGTGGGCCGTCCCCACATACGGCCACGACCTGGGCTTCACCATGTGCAATATCCTGCGGACCAACGGTGGCCTCGATGTCATCCTCAAGAACTGTTCTTCCGCCAGCGAGGAGCTGCAGTTCGCCAGTGCCAGGCTCCTGGAACAGTGCTTGTCGACGGAGAACCGGTCCTACGTAGTCGAGCACGGGCTCGAACCCGTCGTGCAGGTGGCGTGCGCGTGCAGTTTTAACAACCAGGTTTCCTACTCCCGGGTGGGAACTGGAATCCTGTGCCACCTGTTCAAGCATTCCGAGACCACGTGCAGCGAGTTGATTCGTCTCGGAGCGCTCAAGTCCATCCTGTACGACTGCCGCACGAGCGACGTGGAGACGCTGCGGCACTGTGCTTCAGCCCTTGCCAACCTGAGTCTGTACGGCGGGCCCGAGAACCACCAGGCCATGATCAAGCACAAGGCTCCCATGTGGCTGTTCCCGCTCGCCTTCAACCTGGACGACAACATTAAGTACTACGCCTGCCTCGCCATCGCGGCGCTCGTGGCCAACAAAGAGATCGAAGCGGCCGTCATGAAGTCGGGGACGCTGGACCTGGTCGAGCCTTTCGTGACGAGCCACCATCCCGAGGAATTCGCCAAGAGTCACGTGGCTCACGTCCACGGACAGTCCAAAGACTGGTTGCTGCGTTTTGTGCCCGTCCTCGACAGCAACAGGGAAGAGGCCCGCAGTCTTGCCGCCTTCCATTTCGCCATGGAAGCTGgcatcaagaaacgccaaggaAACACATCG GTGTTCGCGGAGATAGGAGCTCTGGAGGCCTTGCGAAAAGTAGCCAGCTCTCCAAATGCCATCGCATCCAAGTTCGCGGCCCAAGCGCTGCAGCTTATCGGCGAAGAGGTGCCGCACAAGCTGTCCCAGCAGGTTCCCCTCTGGACTGTTGAGGACGTGAAGGAGTGGGTCAAGCAG ATCGGTTTCACCAACTACGCTTCGGAGTTCGTCAGCAGTCGAGTGGACGGCgacctgctgctgcagctggacGAGCCCATGCTGAAGGAGGACATTGGCATCAAGAACGGCATCTTGCGGCGCCGCTTCCTGCGCGAGCTGTCGCAGCTCAAGCGCATGGCCGACTACTCGTCGGTGGACACGACGAACGTGAACCAGATCCTGCAGAGCCTCGGCTCCGACTTCAGCCAGTACACGTACCGCATGCTTCAGAGCGGCGTCGACATGGACTCGCTCAAGATGCTCAACGACGACCAGCTCTTCAAGGAGTGCGGCATCGACAACTCCATCCACCGGCTACGAATCGGACAGGCCATCCGCG GTCTCAACCAGTGCGCGGATGATGCAGACGAAATCGAACGGAACAAGAGCCTTGACGTCTTCGTCAGCTACAGGCGCTCTAATGGATCTCAGCTTGCCAG TCTTTTGAAGGTTCACCTGCAACTACGAGGCTTCTCTGTGTTCATTGACGTGGAACGCTTGGAAGCGGGAAAATTCGACAACAACCTCCTCAACAGCATACGACAGGCCAAGCATTTTTTACTCGTCCTTACACCTAATGCCCTCGACCGGTGCGTGGGTGACACTGACCGCAAGGACTGGGTGCACAGG gaaattgtggaagctctTCAGAGCCAGTGCAACATAATTCCAATCCTGGACAACTTCCAGTGGCCAGAATCGGAAGTGCTCCCCGAGGACATGAGGGCAGTCTGCTACTTCAATGGTGTACG GTGGATCCATGACTACCAAGATGCATGTGTCGACAAGCTAGAGCGGTTCATGCGGGGCGAGATGAATGTGCGCAGCGACGGTCCGCTGGGCCGCTATGTGGGCATGGGTGGGCCTGGCACACCGGGCACCCCGAGCACGATGGCCAGTTGCCGTGCGGCAGTCTACCAGCGCAGTGCCAGTAATGACAGCGCCAAGGGTAGCACATCCTCAGACCGCGAGTCCAGCAATGGCCGAGCCCCCACAGAGCAGCCACAGGCGCAGCTCCCTGCGCAGCCACATTGCTGA
- the Sarm gene encoding sterile alpha and armadillo motif isoform X8 encodes MEITEISSRLMADISPERPSTPPKGAPVTSPNGTGTSGADISSVVENLAKATQLSEKLNTVSSSSYSASEKHSSSAQMLKSSTTSSSSSGSLLNKKSQMLHHSLASSQQQTQQQKEEQQQLFQKENRSTTNYSRSVSVSSSSSSSDSRLKTISSQRGFTVDCGGPEAAEDGRVRESTPSEVRFEQKRVTSSAKSKLVADGVTAEKSATTNKELKRLQAGDITFQEKQHSQEMKARMEGEGFSAEKMAATKQDQKQLKIGDTLHQQQKSAAASASKMSTDDYTAEEISMAKKEERQLYTQGVLQQEKSAASSASSKVFISSKGVSKSSASHQTVKHMDYSSGGSSCASPIVTSPTQEMFSSGLPPLPSNQRLAVGQGLADELDTLRSPLPQSEVDKAISRFASRMALCVEQLKAAAEEEAVELLATMSVIIRKAWAVPTYGHDLGFTMCNILRTNGGLDVILKNCSSASEELQFASARLLEQCLSTENRSYVVEHGLEPVVQVACACSFNNQVSYSRVGTGILCHLFKHSETTCSELIRLGALKSILYDCRTSDVETLRHCASALANLSLYGGPENHQAMIKHKAPMWLFPLAFNLDDNIKYYACLAIAALVANKEIEAAVMKSGTLDLVEPFVTSHHPEEFAKSHVAHVHGQSKDWLLRFVPVLDSNREEARSLAAFHFAMEAGIKKRQGNTSVFAEIGALEALRKVASSPNAIASKFAAQALQLIGEEVPHKLSQQVPLWTVEDVKEWVKQIGFTNYASEFVSSRVDGDLLLQLDEPMLKEDIGIKNGILRRRFLRELSQLKRMADYSSVDTTNVNQILQSLGSDFSQYTYRMLQSGVDMDSLKMLNDDQLFKECGIDNSIHRLRIGQAIRGLNQCADDADEIERNKSLDVFVSYRRSNGSQLASLLKVHLQLRGFSVFIDVERLEAGKFDNNLLNSIRQAKHFLLVLTPNALDRCVGDTDRKDWVHREIVEALQSQCNIIPILDNFQWPESEVLPEDMRAVCYFNGVRWIHDYQDACVDKLERFMRGEMNVRSDGPLGRYVGMGGPGTPGTPSTMASCRAAVYQRSASNDSAKGSTSSDRESSNGRAPTEQPQAQLPAQPHC; translated from the exons ATGGCGGACATCTCCCCAGAGCGGCCGTCGACGCCTCCGAAAGGCGCGCCCGTGACCTCGCCAAATGGCACCGGCACCTCTGGCGCCGACATCAGCAGCGTGGTCGAAAACCTCGCCAAAGCGACGCAGCTGAGCGAGAAGTTGAACACTGTGTCCTCTTCCTCCTATAGTGCTTCAGAGAAGCACTCAAGCAGCGCCCAG ATGTTGAAAAGTTCGACGACGTCGTCGTCGAGCTCGGGGTCCCTGCTGAACAAGAAGTCGCAGATGCTGCACCACTCGCTGGCGAGTTCGCAGCAGCAGACACAGCAACAgaaggaagagcagcagcagctgttCCAGAAAGAGAACCGCAGCACCACCAACTACAGCCGCAGCGTGAGCGTAAGCTCAAGCAGCTCGAGCTCTGACTCCAGGCTGAAAACGATCTCGTCGCAGAGGGGCTTCACGGTCGACTGTGGCGGGCCGGAGGCCGCCGAGGACGGCCGTGTTCGCGAGTCGACGCCCTCCGAGGTTCGTTTCGAACAGAAGCGGGTCACCTCTTCGGCCAAGAGCAAGCTGGTGGCCGACGGTGTGACGGCCGAGAAGTCGGCCACCACCAACAAGGAGCTCAAGAGGCTTCAGGCGGGCGACATCACCTTCCAGGAGAAGCAACACTCTCAG GAAATGAAGGCTCGCATGGAAGGCGAAGGATTCTCGGCCGAGAAAATGGCTGCCACGAAGCAGGACCAGAAGCAACTCAAAATTGGAGACACGCTTCACCAGCAGCAGAAGAGCGCCGCGGCGTCGGCCTCAAAGATGTCCACGGACGACTACACAGCTGAAGAGATCTCCATGGCGAAAAAGGAAGAGCGCCAGTTGTACACTCAGGGCGTactgcagcaggaaaaaagcGCCGCTTCGTCTGCCAGCTCCAAGGTCTTCATCAGCTCCAAGGGAGTCTCCAAGTCGTCCGCGTCGCACCAGACCGTCAAACACATGGACTACAGCAGTGGCGGCAGCTCTTGTGCTTCGCCCATTGTGACGTCGCCGACGCAGGAGATGTTCAGCAGCGGCCTGCCGCCGCTTCCTTCTAACCAAAGGCTCGCCGTAGGCCAGGGCTTGGCCGATGAGCTCGACACGTTGCGGTCTCCGTTGCCTCAATCAGAAGTCGACAAGGCCATCTCGCGATTCGCCAGCCGTATGGCACTCTGCGTCGAGCAGTTGAAGGCCGCCGCCGAGGAAGAAGCTGTAGAGCTTCTAGCCACGATGTCGGTCATCATCCGCAAAGCGTGGGCCGTCCCCACATACGGCCACGACCTGGGCTTCACCATGTGCAATATCCTGCGGACCAACGGTGGCCTCGATGTCATCCTCAAGAACTGTTCTTCCGCCAGCGAGGAGCTGCAGTTCGCCAGTGCCAGGCTCCTGGAACAGTGCTTGTCGACGGAGAACCGGTCCTACGTAGTCGAGCACGGGCTCGAACCCGTCGTGCAGGTGGCGTGCGCGTGCAGTTTTAACAACCAGGTTTCCTACTCCCGGGTGGGAACTGGAATCCTGTGCCACCTGTTCAAGCATTCCGAGACCACGTGCAGCGAGTTGATTCGTCTCGGAGCGCTCAAGTCCATCCTGTACGACTGCCGCACGAGCGACGTGGAGACGCTGCGGCACTGTGCTTCAGCCCTTGCCAACCTGAGTCTGTACGGCGGGCCCGAGAACCACCAGGCCATGATCAAGCACAAGGCTCCCATGTGGCTGTTCCCGCTCGCCTTCAACCTGGACGACAACATTAAGTACTACGCCTGCCTCGCCATCGCGGCGCTCGTGGCCAACAAAGAGATCGAAGCGGCCGTCATGAAGTCGGGGACGCTGGACCTGGTCGAGCCTTTCGTGACGAGCCACCATCCCGAGGAATTCGCCAAGAGTCACGTGGCTCACGTCCACGGACAGTCCAAAGACTGGTTGCTGCGTTTTGTGCCCGTCCTCGACAGCAACAGGGAAGAGGCCCGCAGTCTTGCCGCCTTCCATTTCGCCATGGAAGCTGgcatcaagaaacgccaaggaAACACATCG GTGTTCGCGGAGATAGGAGCTCTGGAGGCCTTGCGAAAAGTAGCCAGCTCTCCAAATGCCATCGCATCCAAGTTCGCGGCCCAAGCGCTGCAGCTTATCGGCGAAGAGGTGCCGCACAAGCTGTCCCAGCAGGTTCCCCTCTGGACTGTTGAGGACGTGAAGGAGTGGGTCAAGCAG ATCGGTTTCACCAACTACGCTTCGGAGTTCGTCAGCAGTCGAGTGGACGGCgacctgctgctgcagctggacGAGCCCATGCTGAAGGAGGACATTGGCATCAAGAACGGCATCTTGCGGCGCCGCTTCCTGCGCGAGCTGTCGCAGCTCAAGCGCATGGCCGACTACTCGTCGGTGGACACGACGAACGTGAACCAGATCCTGCAGAGCCTCGGCTCCGACTTCAGCCAGTACACGTACCGCATGCTTCAGAGCGGCGTCGACATGGACTCGCTCAAGATGCTCAACGACGACCAGCTCTTCAAGGAGTGCGGCATCGACAACTCCATCCACCGGCTACGAATCGGACAGGCCATCCGCG GTCTCAACCAGTGCGCGGATGATGCAGACGAAATCGAACGGAACAAGAGCCTTGACGTCTTCGTCAGCTACAGGCGCTCTAATGGATCTCAGCTTGCCAG TCTTTTGAAGGTTCACCTGCAACTACGAGGCTTCTCTGTGTTCATTGACGTGGAACGCTTGGAAGCGGGAAAATTCGACAACAACCTCCTCAACAGCATACGACAGGCCAAGCATTTTTTACTCGTCCTTACACCTAATGCCCTCGACCGGTGCGTGGGTGACACTGACCGCAAGGACTGGGTGCACAGG gaaattgtggaagctctTCAGAGCCAGTGCAACATAATTCCAATCCTGGACAACTTCCAGTGGCCAGAATCGGAAGTGCTCCCCGAGGACATGAGGGCAGTCTGCTACTTCAATGGTGTACG GTGGATCCATGACTACCAAGATGCATGTGTCGACAAGCTAGAGCGGTTCATGCGGGGCGAGATGAATGTGCGCAGCGACGGTCCGCTGGGCCGCTATGTGGGCATGGGTGGGCCTGGCACACCGGGCACCCCGAGCACGATGGCCAGTTGCCGTGCGGCAGTCTACCAGCGCAGTGCCAGTAATGACAGCGCCAAGGGTAGCACATCCTCAGACCGCGAGTCCAGCAATGGCCGAGCCCCCACAGAGCAGCCACAGGCGCAGCTCCCTGCGCAGCCACATTGCTGA